A single region of the Cronobacter condimenti 1330 genome encodes:
- a CDS encoding YlaC family protein → MTEIQRLLTATIDRLNQEEKRDNRPRFSISFIRKHPGLFVGMYLGWLATLAVMLQSDTLADSVWLLVVLFVLLNGFFFFDVNPRYHYEDIDVLDLRVCYNGEWYNTRDVPESLIQEIQTSPRVSASHKAQLEKMLTRKKTLSFYDIYSLDKQTGDANPSVNTAPASQAQ, encoded by the coding sequence ATGACTGAAATCCAGCGACTGCTGACGGCCACGATTGACCGACTTAACCAGGAAGAGAAGCGCGACAACCGTCCGCGCTTTAGCATCAGTTTTATTCGTAAGCATCCGGGCTTATTTGTAGGCATGTACCTGGGCTGGCTTGCCACGCTGGCGGTGATGCTCCAGTCCGACACCCTGGCGGACTCAGTCTGGCTGCTGGTGGTGCTGTTCGTGCTTTTAAATGGCTTTTTCTTTTTCGACGTCAACCCGCGCTATCACTACGAGGATATCGACGTACTGGATCTGCGCGTCTGCTATAACGGCGAGTGGTATAACACCCGCGACGTGCCGGAGAGCCTGATCCAGGAAATCCAGACATCACCGCGCGTGAGCGCCAGCCATAAAGCGCAGCTTGAGAAAATGCTGACGCGTAAAAAGACGCTGTCGTTCTACGACATCTATTCGCTGGATAAACAGACTGGCGACGCGAACCCGTCGGTTAACACCGCCCCCGCCTCCCAGGCACAATAA
- the maa gene encoding maltose O-acetyltransferase: protein MNDEKRKMIAGEFYRPGDPELRDDRLRARHLLHDYNHSAPDDKAQRQTILATLLGQAGNAYIEPTFRCDYGYNIFLGENFYANFDCVILDVCPVRIGDNCMLAPGVHIYTATHPLDPTERNSGLEFAKPVTIGNNVWIGGRAIINPGVTLGDNVVVGSGSVVTHSVEDNCVVVGNPARVIRRL from the coding sequence ATGAACGACGAGAAACGTAAAATGATTGCGGGCGAGTTCTACCGCCCGGGCGACCCGGAGCTGCGTGACGATCGTCTGCGCGCACGACATTTGTTGCACGACTACAATCACAGCGCGCCGGATGACAAAGCGCAGCGCCAGACGATTCTGGCGACGCTGCTGGGCCAGGCGGGAAATGCTTATATCGAGCCGACGTTTCGTTGCGATTACGGCTACAACATCTTCCTTGGCGAAAATTTTTACGCCAATTTCGATTGCGTGATCCTGGATGTCTGCCCGGTGCGCATTGGCGATAACTGCATGCTGGCGCCTGGCGTACATATTTATACTGCCACGCACCCGCTGGATCCGACGGAGCGCAACAGCGGGCTGGAATTCGCAAAACCGGTCACTATTGGCAATAATGTCTGGATTGGCGGGCGCGCTATCATTAACCCCGGCGTTACGCTTGGCGATAATGTCGTGGTAGGGTCAGGTTCCGTCGTGACGCATTCGGTAGAAGATAACTGTGTGGTGGTGGGAAATCCGGCGCGCGTTATCCGGCGTCTCTGA
- a CDS encoding HHA domain-containing protein — protein MTTKPLTKIDYLMRLRRCQTIDTLERVIEKNKYELSDNELAVFYSAADHRLAELTMNKLYDKIPTSVWKFIR, from the coding sequence ATGACGACCAAACCATTAACCAAAATTGATTATTTAATGCGACTGAGACGCTGTCAGACAATTGATACGCTCGAGCGCGTTATTGAAAAAAATAAATATGAATTATCTGACAATGAACTGGCGGTATTTTATTCAGCAGCAGATCATCGCCTGGCTGAACTCACGATGAATAAGCTCTACGATAAAATCCCAACGTCTGTGTGGAAATTCATCCGTTAA
- the tomB gene encoding Hha toxicity modulator TomB yields MDEYSPKRHDIAQLKFLCESLYHDCLATLGENQHGWVNDPTSAVNLQLNDLIEHIASFALNYKIKHEEDAALIEQLDEYLDDTFMLFSNYGINAQDLQKWRKSGNRLFRCFDNASKENPVSLSF; encoded by the coding sequence ATGGACGAATACTCACCAAAACGGCATGATATAGCGCAGCTTAAATTTCTTTGCGAAAGCCTGTATCATGATTGCCTCGCCACGCTCGGCGAAAACCAGCATGGCTGGGTTAACGACCCCACATCTGCCGTTAACCTGCAGCTGAACGATCTGATTGAGCATATAGCCAGCTTCGCGCTTAATTATAAAATTAAGCATGAAGAAGATGCTGCTCTCATTGAACAATTGGATGAATATCTGGACGATACCTTTATGCTTTTCAGCAATTACGGGATCAATGCGCAAGATTTGCAAAAATGGCGCAAGTCCGGAAACAGGCTTTTTCGGTGTTTCGACAACGCCAGCAAAGAAAATCCTGTGAGCTTGTCTTTTTAA
- the acrB gene encoding multidrug efflux RND transporter permease subunit AcrB: protein MAKFFIDRPIFAWVIAIIIMLAGGLSIMKLPVAQYPSIAPPAVTINANYPGADAKTVQDTVTQVIEQNMNGIDGLMYMSSTSDSSGTVQITLTFESGTDADIAQVQVQNKLQLAMPLLPQEVQQQGVSVEKSSSSFLMVLGLISTDGSMTQEDIADYAGANIKDPISRTTGVGDVQLFGSQYAMRIWLDPNKLNNFQLTPVDVISAIKAQNAQVAAGQLGGTPPVKGQQLNASIIAQTRLTSAEEFSKILLKVNQDGSQVRLKDVAKVELGGENYDIIARYNGQPAAGLGIKLATGANALDTAKAVRQTIDGLQSFFPHGLKVVYPYDTTPFVKISIFEVVKTLVEAIVLVFLVMYLFLQNFRATLIPTIAVPVVLLGTFAILAAFGFSINTLTMFGMVLAIGLLVDDAIVVVENVERVMVEEGLPPKEATRKSMGQIQGALVGIALVLSAVFIPMAFFGGSTGAIYRQFSITIVSAMVLSVIVALILTPALCATMLKPVAKGDHGEGKKGFFGWFNRMFDKSTHHYTDSVGNILRSTGRYLLLYLLIVIAMAFLFIRLPSSFLPEEDQGVFLTMAQLPAGATQERTQKVLDEVTNYYLTQEKDNVNSVFTVNGFGFSGRGQNTGLAFVSLKNWDERPGAENKVPAITGRAMGRFSQIKDAMVFAFNLPAIVELGTATGFDFELIDQGNLGHDALTQARNQLLGEAAQHPDLLSQVRPNGLEDTPQFKIDIDQEKAQALGVSLSDINTTLASAWGGSYVNDFIDRGRVKKVYVMSQAQYRMLPSDINNWYVRGSNGQMVPFSAFSTSHWEYGSPRLERYNGLPSMQIQGQAVEGKSTGEAMEMMEQLASKLPTGIGYDWTGMSYQERLSGNQAPALYAISLIVVFLCLAALYESWSIPFSVMLVVPLGVIGALLAASLRGLNNDVYFQVGLLTTIGLSAKNAILIVEFAKDLMEKEGKGLIEATLEAVRMRLRPILMTSLAFILGVMPLVISSGAGSGAQNAVGTGVMGGMVTATVLAIFFVPVFFVVVRRRFTRKNEDIEHNHPVEHH from the coding sequence ATGGCTAAGTTTTTTATCGATCGCCCCATCTTCGCGTGGGTGATCGCCATCATCATCATGCTGGCAGGTGGCTTGTCCATTATGAAACTGCCCGTTGCGCAATATCCTTCAATTGCGCCGCCAGCGGTGACGATTAACGCGAACTACCCGGGCGCGGATGCGAAAACGGTGCAGGATACCGTGACGCAGGTTATCGAACAGAACATGAACGGTATCGATGGCCTGATGTACATGTCCTCCACCAGTGACTCGTCGGGCACCGTGCAGATCACGCTGACGTTCGAATCCGGTACCGACGCGGACATCGCGCAGGTTCAGGTGCAGAACAAGCTGCAACTCGCGATGCCATTGCTGCCGCAGGAAGTGCAACAGCAAGGCGTGAGCGTCGAGAAATCCTCCAGCTCGTTCCTGATGGTGTTAGGTCTTATCAGCACCGATGGCTCGATGACGCAGGAAGATATCGCCGACTACGCGGGCGCGAACATTAAAGATCCGATCAGCCGTACCACAGGTGTGGGCGACGTTCAGCTCTTTGGTTCGCAGTACGCAATGCGTATCTGGCTCGACCCGAATAAGCTGAACAACTTCCAGTTAACGCCGGTTGACGTAATAAGCGCCATTAAAGCGCAGAACGCCCAGGTGGCTGCCGGTCAGCTTGGTGGTACTCCGCCGGTGAAAGGCCAGCAGCTTAACGCCTCTATCATCGCCCAGACCCGTCTGACATCCGCTGAAGAGTTCAGCAAAATTCTGCTGAAAGTGAACCAGGACGGTTCACAGGTGCGTCTGAAAGACGTCGCGAAGGTGGAACTGGGCGGCGAGAACTATGACATTATCGCGCGCTATAACGGCCAGCCGGCCGCAGGCCTTGGTATCAAACTCGCAACGGGCGCGAACGCGCTGGATACCGCGAAAGCGGTGCGCCAGACCATCGATGGCCTGCAGTCGTTCTTCCCGCACGGCCTGAAAGTGGTTTATCCGTACGACACCACACCGTTCGTCAAAATCTCCATTTTCGAAGTGGTGAAAACGCTGGTTGAAGCGATCGTACTGGTGTTCCTGGTGATGTACCTGTTCCTCCAGAACTTCCGCGCGACGCTTATCCCGACCATCGCGGTGCCGGTCGTCCTGCTCGGCACGTTTGCGATACTGGCAGCCTTTGGGTTCTCGATAAACACGCTCACCATGTTCGGGATGGTGCTTGCCATCGGCCTGCTTGTGGATGACGCCATCGTTGTGGTGGAGAACGTCGAGCGTGTGATGGTGGAAGAAGGCCTGCCGCCTAAAGAAGCGACTCGCAAGTCGATGGGGCAGATTCAGGGCGCGCTGGTCGGTATCGCGCTGGTGCTCTCTGCGGTATTTATCCCGATGGCGTTCTTCGGTGGTTCGACCGGCGCTATCTACCGTCAGTTCTCCATTACTATCGTGTCCGCGATGGTACTGTCGGTGATTGTGGCGTTGATCCTGACGCCGGCGCTGTGCGCCACCATGCTTAAACCGGTCGCGAAAGGCGATCACGGCGAAGGCAAAAAAGGCTTCTTCGGCTGGTTTAACCGCATGTTCGACAAGAGCACGCATCATTACACCGATAGCGTAGGCAACATCCTGCGCAGCACCGGTCGTTACCTGCTGCTCTACCTGCTGATTGTTATCGCGATGGCGTTCCTGTTTATCCGTCTGCCAAGCTCCTTCCTGCCGGAAGAGGATCAGGGCGTGTTCCTGACCATGGCGCAGCTGCCAGCCGGTGCGACGCAGGAGCGTACCCAGAAAGTGCTCGATGAGGTGACGAATTACTACCTCACCCAGGAGAAAGACAACGTTAACTCCGTCTTTACCGTTAACGGCTTTGGCTTCTCGGGTCGTGGTCAGAATACCGGTCTGGCGTTCGTTTCGCTGAAAAACTGGGATGAGCGTCCGGGGGCGGAGAATAAAGTCCCTGCCATTACCGGCCGCGCGATGGGACGCTTCTCGCAGATTAAAGATGCGATGGTGTTCGCCTTCAACCTTCCAGCGATTGTGGAACTGGGTACGGCAACCGGCTTCGACTTCGAACTGATTGACCAGGGTAACCTTGGCCACGACGCACTGACGCAGGCGCGTAACCAGCTGCTGGGCGAAGCGGCGCAACATCCGGATCTGCTCTCGCAGGTACGCCCGAACGGCCTGGAAGATACGCCGCAGTTCAAAATCGATATCGATCAGGAAAAAGCGCAGGCGCTTGGCGTCTCGCTCAGCGATATCAATACCACGCTGGCATCGGCATGGGGCGGCAGCTACGTTAACGACTTCATCGACCGTGGTCGTGTGAAGAAAGTGTATGTGATGTCTCAGGCGCAGTACCGTATGCTGCCGAGCGATATCAACAACTGGTATGTGCGTGGCTCCAACGGCCAGATGGTGCCGTTCTCCGCCTTCTCGACCTCCCACTGGGAGTACGGTTCGCCGCGTCTTGAGCGCTATAACGGTCTGCCATCCATGCAGATCCAGGGCCAGGCGGTAGAAGGTAAGAGTACGGGTGAGGCGATGGAGATGATGGAACAGCTCGCCAGCAAACTGCCGACAGGTATTGGCTACGACTGGACCGGCATGTCCTATCAGGAACGTCTGTCCGGTAACCAGGCACCAGCGCTGTATGCCATCTCGCTTATCGTGGTGTTCCTGTGTCTGGCGGCGCTCTATGAGAGCTGGTCGATTCCGTTCTCAGTCATGCTGGTGGTTCCGCTTGGGGTTATCGGCGCGCTGCTGGCGGCATCGCTGCGCGGGCTTAACAATGACGTTTACTTCCAGGTGGGCCTGTTGACCACTATCGGTCTGTCAGCGAAGAACGCCATATTGATTGTGGAATTCGCCAAAGATCTGATGGAGAAAGAAGGCAAGGGCCTGATTGAAGCGACGCTTGAAGCAGTACGTATGCGTCTGCGCCCAATCCTGATGACCTCGCTTGCGTTCATCCTCGGCGTTATGCCGCTGGTCATCAGCTCTGGCGCAGGTTCCGGCGCGCAGAACGCAGTCGGTACCGGCGTGATGGGCGGCATGGTCACCGCGACCGTTCTGGCTATCTTCTTCGTTCCGGTGTTCTTTGTGGTGGTACGCCGCCGCTTCACCCGTAAGAATGAAGATATCGAGCACAACCATCCGGTTGAGCATCATTAA
- the acrA gene encoding multidrug efflux RND transporter periplasmic adaptor subunit AcrA — MNKNRGFTPLAVVLMLSGSLALTGCDGEQAQQQAPQAPEVGVVTLKSEPLQITTELPGRTSAYRVAEVRPQVSGIILKRNFEEGSDIKAGVSLYQIDPATYQASYESAKGDLAKAQASANIAQVTLKRYQKLLGTQYISQQDYDNAQAEAQQANAAVVAAKAAVETARINLAYTKVTSPISGRIGKSAVTEGALVQNGQTTALATVQQLDPIYVDVTQSSNDFLRLKQELASGQLKQENGKAKVTLSTADGLKYDQDGTLEFSDVTVDQTTGSITLRAIFPNPDHTLLPGMFVRARLEEGVNPNAILVPQQGVTRTPRGDATVMVVGEGDKVEVRPVQVGQAMGDKWVVTDGLKTGDRVIVTGLQKVRPGAQVKAQEVTENQQQQQQSGAAGQKQSQQPQS; from the coding sequence ATGAACAAAAACAGAGGGTTCACGCCTCTGGCGGTCGTTCTGATGCTTTCAGGCAGCTTAGCGCTTACAGGATGTGACGGTGAACAGGCTCAGCAACAAGCGCCCCAGGCGCCCGAAGTGGGTGTGGTGACGCTGAAAAGCGAACCTCTGCAAATCACAACTGAACTTCCGGGTCGCACCAGCGCGTATCGTGTGGCGGAAGTTCGTCCCCAGGTAAGCGGCATTATCCTCAAGCGTAATTTCGAGGAAGGCAGCGATATCAAGGCAGGCGTGTCGCTTTATCAAATCGACCCGGCAACCTACCAGGCCTCTTATGAAAGCGCTAAAGGCGATCTCGCCAAAGCACAGGCCAGCGCCAACATCGCTCAGGTGACGCTCAAGCGTTATCAGAAACTGCTCGGCACGCAGTACATCAGCCAGCAGGATTATGACAACGCCCAGGCCGAGGCCCAGCAGGCTAACGCCGCGGTCGTCGCAGCGAAAGCAGCCGTCGAAACCGCGCGTATTAACCTCGCCTATACCAAAGTGACCTCCCCTATCAGCGGCCGCATCGGCAAATCCGCCGTGACGGAAGGCGCGCTGGTGCAGAACGGCCAGACCACGGCACTGGCGACCGTCCAGCAGCTTGATCCTATTTATGTTGACGTCACGCAGTCCAGCAACGATTTCCTGCGGCTCAAACAGGAGCTGGCGAGCGGTCAACTGAAGCAGGAAAACGGCAAAGCGAAAGTGACGCTCTCCACCGCTGATGGCCTGAAATACGATCAGGATGGCACGCTGGAGTTTTCCGATGTGACCGTGGATCAAACCACTGGCTCCATTACGCTGCGCGCGATTTTCCCAAACCCTGACCACACGCTGCTGCCGGGCATGTTTGTCCGCGCACGTCTTGAAGAAGGCGTTAACCCGAACGCGATTCTGGTGCCGCAGCAAGGCGTCACCCGTACTCCGCGCGGCGATGCGACGGTCATGGTGGTCGGTGAAGGCGACAAAGTCGAAGTGCGTCCGGTGCAGGTCGGCCAGGCGATGGGCGACAAATGGGTCGTCACAGACGGTCTGAAAACCGGCGATCGTGTGATTGTCACCGGGTTGCAGAAGGTTCGCCCGGGCGCGCAGGTAAAAGCGCAGGAAGTGACTGAAAACCAGCAGCAACAGCAACAATCCGGCGCCGCTGGTCAGAAGCAGTCACAGCAACCGCAGTCTTGA
- the acrR gene encoding multidrug efflux transporter transcriptional repressor AcrR, protein MARKTKQQALETRQHILDVAIRLFSQQGVSATSLADIAQAAGVTRGAIYWHFRNKSDLFSEIWESSEAGIGDLENEYRAKFPDDPLSVLREILVYILEATVTEERRRLMMEIIYHKCEFVGEMAVVQQAHRSLCFQSYDRIEQALMQCIQSGMLPENLQTRRAAILMRSYISGLVENWLFAPQTFDLKKEARELVTILLEMYQYCPTLRRGPDAAPVSDPR, encoded by the coding sequence ATGGCACGAAAAACCAAACAGCAAGCCCTGGAGACGCGTCAACACATTCTCGATGTGGCGATTCGCTTGTTCTCGCAACAGGGGGTGTCAGCCACGTCGCTGGCGGACATTGCCCAGGCGGCGGGCGTAACGCGAGGCGCCATTTACTGGCATTTCAGGAACAAGTCGGATTTGTTTAGTGAAATCTGGGAATCATCAGAGGCCGGCATCGGCGATCTTGAAAATGAGTATCGGGCAAAATTCCCAGACGATCCACTCTCTGTTTTACGGGAGATTCTCGTTTATATACTTGAAGCTACGGTGACAGAAGAGCGCCGTCGCTTGATGATGGAAATAATTTATCACAAATGTGAGTTTGTTGGGGAAATGGCCGTTGTCCAGCAGGCGCATCGCAGTTTGTGTTTCCAGAGTTATGACCGTATTGAACAGGCGCTGATGCAGTGTATTCAGTCGGGAATGTTGCCGGAAAATCTGCAAACCCGGCGCGCCGCGATCCTGATGCGCAGCTACATTTCCGGGCTGGTGGAAAACTGGCTTTTCGCTCCGCAGACGTTTGATCTTAAAAAGGAAGCGCGCGAACTGGTGACGATTTTGCTGGAGATGTATCAATACTGCCCGACCCTGCGCCGTGGCCCTGACGCCGCTCCTGTTTCAGACCCACGCTGA